The following proteins come from a genomic window of Corallococcus sp. NCRR:
- a CDS encoding sigma-54-dependent transcriptional regulator: MKTGARILIVDDDPGVLRAVRGLLQDGGFTPVEARSTAEASRLLEAPDAPPALMLLDLRMPGETGLELLARLPKPLPVPVVVLSGEASPTEAVQALKLGATDFVEKPPSPERLLTALHNALALGALREERERLLDALAQPGNLVGESPAMESLRQLIARVGPSDTAVLITGETGTGKERVAQALHKASGRKGRLVAVNCAAIPSTLLESELFGHERGAFSGAVARRAGRFEQAQGGTLFLDELGDMPLELQAKLLRVLETRQVERLGGTLPVPVDVRILAATHQDLGRAVKEGRFRQDLFFRLNVLPLHLPPLRERPEDLLPLARVFAAELAGPKTPLVLAPGAEAALRAYPWPGNVRELRNVIERLNLLRGEGPLELGPDAVAAPTGAAPAPRRTLGDKSYREHVEDFERDLIRAALREGESIAGAARILQVDRGNLYRRIKALGLPVSS, encoded by the coding sequence ATGAAGACCGGAGCCCGCATCCTCATCGTCGATGACGACCCCGGCGTCCTGCGGGCCGTGCGCGGGTTGCTCCAGGACGGGGGCTTCACGCCCGTGGAAGCCCGCTCCACGGCGGAGGCCTCGCGTCTGCTCGAAGCCCCGGACGCGCCGCCCGCGCTGATGCTGCTGGACCTGCGCATGCCGGGCGAGACCGGGCTGGAGCTGCTGGCGCGTCTGCCCAAGCCGCTGCCCGTCCCCGTGGTGGTCCTGTCCGGCGAAGCCTCTCCTACCGAAGCCGTGCAGGCCCTGAAGCTGGGCGCCACGGACTTCGTGGAGAAGCCTCCGTCCCCCGAGCGGCTCCTCACGGCGCTGCACAACGCGCTGGCCCTGGGCGCGCTGCGCGAGGAGCGCGAACGGTTGCTCGACGCGCTGGCCCAGCCGGGGAACCTGGTGGGCGAGAGCCCGGCCATGGAGTCCCTGCGCCAGCTCATCGCGCGCGTGGGCCCGAGCGACACGGCGGTGCTGATCACCGGAGAGACGGGCACGGGCAAGGAGCGCGTGGCGCAGGCGCTGCACAAGGCCTCCGGACGCAAGGGCCGGCTGGTGGCGGTCAACTGCGCGGCCATCCCCTCCACGCTGCTGGAGAGCGAGCTGTTCGGCCACGAGCGAGGCGCCTTCTCCGGCGCGGTGGCGCGGCGCGCGGGCCGCTTCGAACAGGCCCAAGGCGGCACGCTGTTCCTGGACGAGTTGGGGGACATGCCGCTGGAGCTCCAGGCCAAGCTGCTGCGCGTCCTGGAGACGCGGCAGGTGGAGCGGCTGGGCGGCACGCTGCCAGTGCCCGTGGACGTGCGCATCCTCGCGGCCACGCACCAGGACCTGGGCCGCGCGGTGAAGGAAGGCCGCTTCCGGCAGGACCTCTTTTTCCGCCTCAACGTGTTGCCCCTGCACCTGCCGCCGCTGCGCGAACGTCCCGAGGACCTGCTGCCCCTCGCGCGCGTCTTCGCGGCGGAGCTCGCGGGCCCCAAGACGCCGCTCGTGCTCGCGCCGGGAGCGGAGGCCGCGCTGCGCGCCTACCCGTGGCCCGGCAACGTGCGCGAGCTGCGCAACGTCATCGAGCGGCTGAACCTGCTTCGCGGCGAGGGTCCGCTGGAGCTGGGACCGGACGCGGTGGCGGCTCCCACGGGCGCCGCACCCGCGCCGCGCAGGACGTTGGGGGACAAGAGCTACCGCGAGCACGTGGAGGACTTCGAGCGGGACCTCATCCGCGCCGCGCTCCGCGAAGGTGAGAGCATCGCCGGGGCCGCGCGCATCCTCCAGGTGGACCGGGGCAACCTCTACCGGCGCATCAAGGCCCTGGGTCTGCCTGTGTCTTCGTGA
- a CDS encoding N5-glutamine methyltransferase family protein, whose amino-acid sequence MEVREAALVALGEALRARGYAFTTVTPETHRRVNARPGAKVAHSVRDVFGWSRPFGPGVLEPRMVALLEEAGALVDCRDGTHRSRVRFSSLGAGLYVHSAWPTSEQDAVFFGPDTYRFCALLQRVPGSFRRAVDLGCGSGAGGLSVAARSAQVVLADLNPLALEYSRVNARLNGAHAVQAVHSDLLRDVSGRFDLIMANPPYLADTDKRTYRDGGGTHGTELSVRIVRESVERLGPGGTLVLYTGAPVVDGEDLLRTALEPVWRGAPLSEVRYEELDPDVFGEELEKEPYAGVERIALVALVARRG is encoded by the coding sequence ATGGAGGTGAGGGAGGCCGCGCTGGTGGCGCTGGGCGAGGCTCTTCGCGCCAGGGGGTATGCCTTCACGACGGTGACCCCGGAGACGCACCGGCGGGTGAACGCGCGGCCGGGGGCGAAGGTGGCCCACTCGGTCCGGGACGTCTTCGGATGGAGCCGGCCTTTCGGACCGGGCGTGCTGGAGCCCCGGATGGTGGCGCTGCTGGAGGAGGCGGGCGCGCTGGTGGACTGCAGGGACGGGACGCACCGGAGCCGGGTGCGGTTCTCCAGCCTGGGCGCGGGGCTGTACGTCCATTCGGCGTGGCCCACGTCGGAGCAGGACGCGGTGTTCTTCGGGCCGGACACCTACCGGTTCTGCGCGTTGCTCCAGCGGGTGCCGGGCAGTTTCCGGCGCGCGGTGGACCTGGGGTGCGGCTCGGGGGCCGGGGGCCTGTCGGTGGCGGCGCGGAGCGCGCAGGTGGTGCTCGCGGATTTGAACCCGTTGGCGCTGGAGTACTCGCGGGTGAACGCGAGGCTGAACGGCGCGCACGCGGTCCAGGCGGTGCACTCGGACCTGCTGCGGGACGTGTCTGGCCGGTTCGACCTCATCATGGCGAACCCGCCGTACCTGGCGGACACGGACAAGCGCACGTACCGGGATGGCGGCGGCACGCACGGCACGGAGCTGTCGGTGCGCATCGTGCGTGAGAGCGTGGAGCGCCTGGGGCCGGGCGGCACGCTGGTGCTCTACACGGGAGCGCCGGTGGTGGACGGTGAGGACCTGCTGCGCACCGCGCTGGAGCCGGTGTGGCGGGGCGCGCCGCTCTCGGAGGTGCGCTACGAGGAGCTGGACCCGGACGTGTTCGGCGAGGAGCTGGAGAAGGAGCCGTACGCGGGCGTGGAGCGCATCGCGCTGGTGGCGCTGGTGGCGCGGCGGGGCTGA
- a CDS encoding NUDIX hydrolase → MRVQALFDALESRLTARPARTFEWKGRALREAAVLVPLFERDGVPHVVFTRRPATLRTHAGQYAFPGGGQEARDVTPVETALRETEEELGIARAHVRVLGLLDETPTTSAYRIRPYVGVVPGDGRYVPNPMEVDLVLEVPLARLLDPAILRVERHIWEGMEHDVHFYTHGEHVIWGATGRILRNFLQFVVEVPGIQDLLDAPLPADR, encoded by the coding sequence GTGCGCGTGCAGGCCCTGTTCGATGCGCTGGAGTCGCGGCTGACGGCGAGGCCGGCGCGGACGTTCGAGTGGAAGGGCCGGGCGCTGCGAGAGGCCGCCGTGCTGGTGCCCCTCTTCGAGCGGGATGGCGTGCCCCACGTGGTCTTCACGCGGCGGCCCGCCACCCTGCGCACGCACGCGGGGCAGTACGCCTTCCCGGGCGGAGGCCAGGAGGCGCGGGACGTCACGCCGGTGGAGACCGCGCTGCGCGAGACGGAGGAGGAGCTGGGCATCGCTCGCGCGCACGTGCGCGTGCTGGGCCTGCTGGACGAGACGCCCACCACGTCCGCGTACCGCATCCGTCCCTACGTGGGCGTCGTACCGGGGGACGGAAGGTACGTGCCCAATCCGATGGAAGTGGACCTGGTGCTGGAGGTGCCGCTGGCGCGCCTGCTGGACCCCGCCATCCTCCGGGTGGAGCGGCACATCTGGGAGGGGATGGAGCACGACGTGCACTTCTACACGCACGGCGAGCACGTCATCTGGGGCGCCACGGGGCGCATCCTGCGCAACTTCCTGCAGTTCGTGGTGGAGGTGCCGGGCATCCAGGACCTGCTGGACGCTCCCCTGCCTGCTGACCGCTGA